In bacterium, the sequence CCAGCAAAAGGAAAAGGGATCCCCCTTTGTCCCCACCAGTGTGTTTACAGCCGGATATCTCGTGACCTGGGGCGCCTTCAGTGTGATCGCGACAGGTGCCCAATGGAGGTTTGAACGCGCCGAGCTCCTGTCTGCCATGATGACAAGCACCAGTGGTCTCCTTGCTGGTGTGCTCCTGCTCGCAGCGGGCATCTACCAGCTTACCCCCCTGAAACACGCATGTCTCCGGCATTGTCGCAGTCCGATACAATTCATTACGCATCATTGGCGTAACGGTTCAGGTGGAGCTTTCCGGATGGGCCTTGACCACGGGGCATTCTGCCTGGCGTGCTGTTGGTTCTTAATGGCACTTCTTTTTGTAGGTGGCGTTATGAACCTATATTGGATTGTCGGTCTCTCGCTCTTCGTGCTGTTGGAAAAAACAATTCCAGCGGGTCACTGGTTCGGGTCAATCACAGGCATCGGCCTCATGCTATGGGGAGGCTGGTTGATGGTGGGCACTGTACTGTAAGGGTAGATTCTGGGTGCAGCCGAGCTCGAGAAGTGCTAAGCACTTGCGCTTTTTTGAACGAAGCCGGCTGCGGGACTCAACGGAAACCAACGCCAGAATTCACGAACGAGCGCCGGCATCCCGAGTAATTCCACACGTTGATTGCGTAATGCATCGGCGAATGGTAATCGTCCCAACCACAACTGATAAAAAGAAGATAAATCCGCTTTCATTCAGTATAGCCTCACCAAAAGTTATAACCAGTTCAATTATTGAACTAGGCGGCTTGCAAAAAAATAGTATACTCAAAACCGAAAA encodes:
- a CDS encoding DUF2182 domain-containing protein; translated protein: MSMPGTSSAMEMTGDSSSMSSQKSLGNTMRMAHSAMMQPAVWTPSYAALMFLMWWIMMVAMMLPSASAMILLFARIQRQQKEKGSPFVPTSVFTAGYLVTWGAFSVIATGAQWRFERAELLSAMMTSTSGLLAGVLLLAAGIYQLTPLKHACLRHCRSPIQFITHHWRNGSGGAFRMGLDHGAFCLACCWFLMALLFVGGVMNLYWIVGLSLFVLLEKTIPAGHWFGSITGIGLMLWGGWLMVGTVL